TAACTTATCTCAGTGTTCAGGAGACTTTCCTGTGCAGACATTAGATGATGTGGGAAGCCCAATTTATCGTCGTTCACAAAAGGTTAGAGAGAAGAGATCTTCCAGCAACACAGATATTCAAGGTAGTTCTTCTGTATTTCATCTGAAGCTCGGtctctaaataaataaaaattaaaatgttttttaaagtatgcTTGATATGTCAGTCAGAAATGTAGGACTGAAGGGTTAAAAATGTATTATAGAGTTTGAAGCCTATAAAATGGTATGTACTCGAGCATAAGAAGGACAAATGGAAAACTGTCTGTATGCATACCTAGATTCTTTGACAAGAAAGGTGAGGTGCAATTCAAACAGCAAGTACTGTCAAACTCAGTGGACTAAACTATTTCAATTAGCTTTAACAATTGAAAATCCATTGGTTTTCTAAATGCTGTGTTGATTTCAGGTCTTCTGTAAAAGCACAAATATCGAGTTTCTGAAATTAGTTTTCTTACATCCTGAAGCTTTTAAAGGAATATATGCTGTGGGCGTTTTTTCACTACACTGCATGCTCATGTAACTTTTGCaatattttcctattttgaATATAATCAAtagtctttaaataaaaaaaagtaatttttgtccTTGACATTTGGAATTAGcggattttcttttcaaaagcagtGCGAGGGCCACCACCGTTCAGATCATGGTCAGTTGGCAACCAGAGTGGAGGAATGTGCAGTGATTCTGAAAGTGCAGGGGGAAGCAGTGAGTCACGATCCATGGATTCTCCATCTGCCAGCCCAGGTACAGCTCCATTCACTGCTGTACTAATCAGAAGTCTTTTCTTTGCACTGCTTTACATTAACAAAGATACTGTTGTTAGATAAGCAAGTATTGAACAGAGCATATGGTGAAAATGAACAGTCAGGTCAAAGTCATAATTACAACTTCCTGAAAATTTTTCTTATCTGCCAGGGGATTTTAAAAGACGACTTCCCCGAACACCTTCCACTGGTACTATGTCATCTGCTGATGATCTCGATGAAAGAGAGCCACCATCTCCTTCAGACTGTGGTAATGTTGTTTCCATACCTGAAGACCCCAGATGATGCTTTTTGTTGCAGAAtgtggcttttctttttaatgtgctTAAGAAAAGTACTGTAACAAGGCTGTGATTACCAGCAGCATTGTTTTTCAATACAGTGTGCATCCCCTTGAGGTTGAGAGCTGAGGAATAATGTTCAGGTCATTTTAATGAAGTGGTGCAGAATTGTCTTTATACATTTAGATTAACTATATGGGCAGCTGCTTAACATTTCTAGTGTCTTCACCCTTTTGAGGTAAAACAAATGATCTGCTAACCATTCCCTCAAgacttttgcatttaaatttagCTGCATAGCACTGATTTATGTAAGGTAACTTCtaaactttgaaataaaatgcacaGATACATAGAGTTGGTAAttggaaaactggaaaaacatAGTTCCAAGTGTTTAGGGTAATAGCTGAGATCCTACCCTTTTCAACTAAGATAAGCAAGTTCAGTAATGTCTGTCCCAGATTTGACCAGGCCATTtctaattttcaaattaattttgacTGTATAAAGACAATGTTGCCACAGGCATTGAAACCTGAATAACTAGATTATCAGAAATAGTTCTATGGGAATAGTTCTACAGTACTCACAAACTaactttgaaatatttgtgGCACTTGCTGAGTAAAGCCCCTAAGAAATTACTCAATTAGtccttttttcttaaatgtatACTTTGCCTTCTAGGAATGAATCTGTGGTTAACAATATTAGTTTAGATCAAGATTCAAAGCATGGCAATATGTTAATGGATGTAAACTTTCACTTGGAGTGGTATTGTTTAATCAATGCTTGAGCTTTTAAGAAGCTTTTTGGACAATTAACTGTATGTGCTAATTTTAAGTTATCTgcaaaacaaagtattttggTTCCCAGAGTTGTTGGTAGCATTTTAAGTAAACTGCTTGAAAAGAACTGGACACAAAAAGGGCCAGTTGCTATTCTTTTTAGCTGTAGAATCCTCTAGAAAATAGTTTGATGTTGTTATAGGAAACTGagaatcagtatttttttcatttaatttttttaatttcatatgcATTCTGCCATGAGTGTATGTTAATTCTTCCCTGCTGCAAagtattctttttttaagtatttcagaAACACTACAGGCCAAAGCATATTGTCATCTTTCATCCTCTCATACAGGACTTTGAAATAcataaaatgaaacttttatGAATCGTTGCCTGAACTGCAGGGCAGCTGGAATTAAATGTCCTAATATTTTCACATGTCATTGATACTGGAGAAAACTGGAAtacttaaaaatgcaaaaattatcATTTGATTACACTTTTATGTAAGATTCTTTGATAGTTAATAAGTGTATTATGTAAACTGTAACGTAGTTTTGCTTTCTTGTGGTTGAAGTGTTTGTAATTACTTTGATAGTTGCTATTACTTACAGAATTCTGTGTTCTGCACCACAGttctgaaaaatcagaataaatacTGTCCCAATAGTAGATATTAGAAAGACTATAACAGAGAAATTCTCTCCAGGTTTAAATGATCTGACATCTGAAACTGCAAATTCTCCAGGACCTTTTAGAAATGCTAATATgtcaaaagcagcacaaacacacaaactaCGGAAGCTGAGAGCTCCATCTAAATGCAGAGAGTGTGACAGCTTAGTGGTATTTCATGGAGCTGAATGTGAGGAGGTAAgtttaaaattagtttacaTTTCTGCTTGGGATTTACGTAAAGTTGAGAGTTTTGGAAACTTGAATTATGTTCCTGTATAAACACTGTCGAGTTTGTGGCTCATATAATCACTGTGAACTCAAAGCAGAGGCACAACATACTAATAAATCTTGCCTTTTGCTCACATATGGGGTGACAAACATCAGAGATGTTTCTTATGGTGTCAATTTATATCAAACgatgtgcttttttttatcTCTCCTGTAGTGTTCACTTGCATGCCATAAAAAATGTTTAGAGACTTTAGCTATTCAATGTGGGCACAAAAAACTTCATGGAAGGCTTCACTTGTTTGGAGTGGAATTTGCCCAAGCTGCTAAAAATGTTCCCGATGGCGTTCCTTTCATCATCAAAAAGTGTACGTCAGAAATTGAAAGCAGAGCGCTGAATGTCAAGGTATACTCAAGTTTGTTCATGCTTAAGTTTTATAGacaatctttaaaaaaaccaattcTCTTATGGTGTTAATGCTGTACTGTCAATATCTCTGTTCAACACTGtcctttcaaaatgaaatagaGTTGTGCTGGTCTTTTAATTTCAGGGCATCTATCGTGTGAATGGAGCCAAATTAAGAGTTGAAAAGCTTTGTCAagcttttgaaaatggaaaggaTTTGGTCGAGCTCTCTGAACTCTATGCACATGATATCAGCAATGTTCTCAAGCTGTATCTCCGCCAGGTATGGAATTGCGAGGTCAGATGGAAAACTGAAGTACTGTAGTATATTTCTTCAGtacaataggaaaaaaaaatccttttcagtAGTCCCACAGCAGAAGGTTAAATGAGTGCCTTGTATATTTGCAGAAGGCTTCTTTATTTGCACATGGAGCCTGTGACAAGggcagggaaagctgctggTATTACAATATGTATTCCATGTGGGTGTTATGGCTCCTTAAATATTAGTACCATACACAGAATAACCTTTTGTTTGTCTACTCGTAGTGAAGCTTTAATTTCTAAATCCTTTCTGATTAGTGAATTTGCTTGTCTTAGGTGAAACTTAAAAGATTCCCACGTTCTTGTGTTCTCATGCAGACAGTTGCTGATATATTGCTGTTAATATCCATTATCAAAAATGTCATGAAACACTCATAATGGTTATGATGTGTTCATTATGGAGGGTCTGTCTTTCAAAATGGAGCTTTAAAGCTTCATGATTGAATTTTCCAAGCCAGTTTCaatatttatctgaaaaaaTTAGGCTGGAATGTTGCCAAGTGAAATTACTGTGTCACTGAAAACTTGTTAGCCCTGAAAGAAATAATCCTTAGCTGCATAATCCTGTCCTTTTCCTTACACTGGCTGTCAGCGATGAGCATTCCAATCCTATGATCATTGCCATTAAGTGATTTTGAAAAATTACTAAGATGTACCCTGCCTACATATTTAAGTAAGAAGGTAACATACTACATACATAATACTAGGGTACTGTGCTGTATTTTGAATAGGGCttacaattaaaaagaaaaatatcaaataaaatgttttcttctggtCTTATTACTTCCTTTGTAGCTGTTCTGTTGGTGTGGCTTTTAGGTAAACCTGCTTGTTTTAAATACAGGAGCAGTGCTAGAAACATGCGGTTTCAGAATACTGAGTTAAACCCTGTTTGATTATTAAAACCAATCATATACTATTGATATACTGTCAAAGACTGGAAGAATAAATAACTGCTCTATTACCATGCTATTTGAGCATATGCAGTGTAACCTCCTCCCTCATAGCAATCAGTTTCttgaaatcttatttttttctttaaatcttatTTCAATAAAGTACTGATAAGTGCTCGGTCCTGAAGTTATTGTGGGAAAGGGCTAGCAAGAGATTTATGGAGAACAGTGTAGGAAGGAGTGTTTTTGTTACCTGGGATTGGGTTTGAAAAAGTTGGCCTTTGAGCTAACGAACAAGGATATTAAACCAAGTCATTGTCAAAGAAAAGAAGCTAGATGAGACAAAGCTGAAGAAAATCAGGAAGGAAACTAAgttaaaattcagttttgagtgtgtttctgaaatgttcttATTTCTTCAGCTTCCTGAGCCCTTGATTTTGTTTCGGCTTTATAATGAGTTCATTGGACTTGGAAAAGAAAGCCAGCACATTAATGAGGAGTTCGATGCTAAAGGTAGTCCCAAATCAAAGAAAAGGCAGTCAATCTGTATTGAACTGAATAGGATCATCATTAAAATTAAAGATCTTCTGAAACAACTGCCTGTACCAAACTATAACACTCTTCAGTACCTTATTGGACACCTTCACAGGTGAGAAAAGACTTTAAATGCAAACTGATTGTGAAAAATGAACTGCTACATGCTGCATACTAGGAATCTCTTGTACCTTTTTAATGACTTAGAGGAAGTCATGTATATCTTAGGAGGCGTTGTTCccttgctgtttcttttttccatgtCATGAATTCTCAAGTGAGAGAAGAAtatgaaagggaaataaagCAGGGAAAGCGCTGAGCTCCATTATTCTTGATTCACTGTTAGCATTGTGTCACATGCAGGGACCGAGGTGTGATTTAAACTGTGATGTGACCCAGGCGGGGCAGCAATTTGGTGGCTGTTACAGAAAATTGAACTTGTATCATGTCTCTTAAATGACTATTCTCCAGTTACATTTCACTTCCTTGTCCTCCAAATGCTGGTTTGTATGATGGTGTACCAAGCTGATGACTACCAGTAGAAGTGGGCCACAGCTATATTATTACTGAGAGTGAGAGATGCTCTTTTTCCCAACAACAAAAATGCCAAATAGCCACagataatattaataaataggACATAAAATGACCCCGTGTGGAAAGTCCAAGCTGCTCTTAAATGCAGTCTGCACTGAAGATTCAGCCTGCCTACCAAACCCACTTCCAGTTTCTCATTGCATTTTATCTTCTTTAGacataatattttaatatctaaaatatttctaaagtaATAAAACCCTCTAACTCCtggaggtttgttttgttttttcttttcccccttcttatGCAGAGTTACAGAACAGgctgatgaaaataaaatgtcagcCAGCAACCTTGGCATAATATTTGGCCCAACTCTGATCAGACCACGTCAAACTGATGCTACAGCTTCGCTGTCATCACTTGTGGACTACCCTTATCAGGCCCGAGTAGTGGAGCTGCTCATAACATACTATGAAAAGATATTTGATGTTTCATTGAAGCCACTTCTGAGCACATCTCAGTCTGAAGAAACAGCTGTTACAGTCAGAGTTGCTTTATCAGCAGATGAGAAGGAgccacagcagcagaggaaatcATTTGTTGCTGTAAAGGAAGTGAGTGACTATTCTTGTGCTGCCACAATGCTACCTGTGCCATCTTAACTTCTGtgttaaatgctgcagcatTCCAAGGCACATTTCTAATAaatctttgtgggtttttttgttaaggAGTGCCTTTTCTCTCAAGTTTTCATTTACTTTTGCTCTGACTTCTGTTAGCAGGGTATTCTGATAGCTCCGAGTGAAAGCAGAGCTTCAGAAACAGCTGCACTGTTTTTGGAATCGAACAACAGCAAGAATACAAAGGAACACACAGATCCATGTGTAACTGGTTAGTATGCTGTTGACTCTGGGGAGTGAGTGAATAAGGAGTCCTCGATGCATTAGGTTATAGTGCATGCAGCTCTTCAATTTAGACAGAAGCAAGTGATAAAACCTGCTTATCACTGCTTGATatgctgtttccttttgtaAGAAGAACAGAGAATTAAATCTTTCCCAAGGCTTTCAAGAAACCTGTGTTTATGGAATTGGAGCTTAAAGTATTTGGTTAGAGAATACAACAGTGTGttggtttctgctttttttaaaaaatcaaacagaacaAAGCCATAATTCCGCTGTGACTGTAGATTTTTGAAATCCACTATGATGCTGCAAACTAATACCCAGCAATTAATGTGTTTTGaccattccccccccccccccgaatgTGTATCATTGCCACTCACAGGAACTAAACCAGAAGGGTTTGGGAAGAGTAATTCTCTGACAGAATCATCAGCTAAGAGCATTTTGGATATCAATATTTCTGCTCCAAAAAAAGCCAGGTTTGCTAACCTAACTAACTCtacattttttctatttatctGCCTGTGCTACTACAGTGGTTTGTTTTAATGTAGGTATGATTTCATCTATTTTATTTAGGAGTAGCTGTCCCTAATCCCTTTTAATTATACTGATTTTCAGCTGATGCTACCAGTTCAGTCATGTCCTGTACGTTTACAGTGCAACATCCTGAAACATACTAAAGCTGAAAATATTCAGGGATGGGAGAGCACCAGCCAAAAAAATATAGTGTCTCTTTGGCTGTTTCTTCTTGGTGTCTTCCTTCGTTACAGCTGTACAGTATGTGTTTTACTGCTGTTGAAAAGTTAACATTTGGTTAGAGTAGGATGCTCCTAGTATGTATATAGGCTATCCCTAAAAATTATTATCCCATTAAAATACTAACTGCGAAGGGATCATTAATAAAGTCTTGCTGACTTCTCTTTATATTTGGTGCAAAGATCCAGTCACGTCTATTTGTGTGTTTCTAGGTGATGCTGTGAGTCCAACTTCAGAGAAAGACAATGATCCATTAAATTCTCTAGGTGAAGACAGCTGTAAAATTAACTTACTTTCTGCAAAACCTAACCGTCAGATCACCAAAGTTCCATTGCGGGTTCCAAGGACAAAAGCAGCTTCTCGCCCTGTGAGCCTGCCTGTGGACCGAATACTTCCTCCGTGTGTTTTGAATGAAAGAAATTCACGAAATAAAGGAGCAGTAAGTTCAGAgaagctgggctggagcccTACTATTGAAGAGGTTTCAGAGGTGAAGGCACTCCCTGCTGGTAATACCTGCTGTAGATTTCCTTGTTATGACACCCAGATGCTGCGAAAAAATTGGGACAAGCAATATAAACAGTACGATATCACAGCAAGGACAGCAATGATTGTGACTAATGTGCCGCAGGAGAACCGAGCACTTGAGAGTGGAACTGCAGGTGCTTTATCTTCATCATGCAGCGTTGGTAACAATTCAGCTAATGCCATTCTTCCTAGTAAGCCATATTCTGCTGTTGGGTCAGGAAGGACAGCAACAGAAGAGAACGGTCCTGATGTTAATCCTCTTGCTGCCTTTAGGGCACCACGAACATTGCAACCCCCCCCAGGGACATTTTATAAACCACCCTCTaacaaatcaaaagaaaatggagATGGTTCTTCTGCTAAAGCTTGTGCACCAACCAGTGCTAGCTCTGTGCTTCACCAGGACAATACCGTGAAACTGGCTAGGAGCTCTGCACTTCCATCAGGTGATCCTGAACAGAACACAAATGAACAGAAACCTAGCTCAGAGGATAGTCACCCCACAGATCTGAAGCCTGCTTACCAGAGACTGAGACCAAAAAGGATCCAAGAACTGGAACACAGGGAAGCTCATTTTGTATAGGGTGCAAATTCCTCTTGGACTGTATGCAATTTGTTGATGTTGCCAGTGGAGGCTTCCCTTTGCCCCTTTATCCTTTGCCTTCCCTTGAGAATCCCACTTTTGTGCCATACTGgagttatttttatatatgcagcattttaaaattggggggagggctggggaacTGTGAATGAAATAAGTCAAACTTTTTGTAGTTCAGTAGCTTTCAATAAAGATGTATTACATTCCCAGTCTAGATACAGTTAAAGGTTTCATTGAATAAGACATTGAGCTTCATTTCATTGTGTGGAATGGAGTGCTTATTCATAGagaaacagatatttttcttaatagatGTTATAATAAAAATGGAAGATTTAATGTTCACTGTCTAAGCATAAACCAAAGCTTGTGCTTTGCTCTGTAAAAgcatttgttcatttttctaATATGTGCAATTAAAGCTTTGCTCATGAACAGGCTTACATACTGGCCAGCATGGCCACAATTATGTATCATATGTGTATATGTTAGGCAGACATGGTTATCTGTTGCCAGTTTTCTATGTTGTcactttaatatttcttttttgtacAGCAAGGATGCACTTACTGAGTTTTACTATTCAGAAGCAGCAATCAATTCACATCTGGTTTCTTGTATAGCTTAGCAAGTGGGGCAAATGTGCAGAGCCTGTTTTGTTTGGATGCCCTTCTGGAGAGACTATCATTGCAGTGGTGCTGTCTTTCCCAGGTGAGTGAAAAGGCAGTGATTTGCTTGCTATGGATCAGTTTTACCACCTAACATGGTGTAACTGAAATGAAGAGCATTGTTTCCAAGTTTCAGTGAAAGAGCTGAAAATAACCAAAAATCTGCATTAGTAGGTGCATCTAATGGTTTTCACTTTGTATTAAACGGTTCTTATGTGTACACTGTGttatatttgctttaaaatatattaacgTGTTAACATTTCAGTGACTCTATGGCTTCTATATCTGGATTTCTTCTAACTTattaaaatacagacatttGGCCTTTGCAATAGTACAGTACTCTGCTGCCTCTGTCTTCTGGGGATGGGGAGTGGCACACTTTTCTTAATGGGATTACAATTAGCATGACCCTTTCTCACATACTATAGAGTTACTTTGGCATGGTACTTTCTACTGATGTAAGAatgaaaagggcaggaaaagcaaagaatCACTTTTCTGTTCTTACAGTGTCAACTTCACCGGACTTTCCTACTCCGTTACCTTTGCCCATCTTCCCAAAATATCCGAAATAAAATCCCACACTCCATTCAGTGGACATAATCTGGTTTTGATTTCCAGAACAAAAGCTACTAAACTCACAAAACTGAACTTCTGCTTCCGTAACACATTTCCATGGAAGCATGGCTTGCATTCTTGGAAAAAGCCATGCTATTACTGGATTGTTCTGGCCATGCTAGAGGCTGTTTCTTTGGGGAGCTGCCTCATACTACAGAAAAGCTGAAGATCCCAGATGCTGCTGTCTGCCCATACTGGTGTTGTGAGTTGCATAACAAAATAAGTGGACAGGTAAAGGCTTCT
This genomic window from Pseudopipra pipra isolate bDixPip1 chromosome 9, bDixPip1.hap1, whole genome shotgun sequence contains:
- the ARHGAP29 gene encoding rho GTPase-activating protein 29 isoform X1 — encoded protein: MLRQNGGSNKRGLGLARLSTSNFFTVSNSGNWGMGRSTKSSSLSSISSNSDCYDNPVVDPEYIMQLVNDVRKFADVLLYLKEAILSEENQDGLHQVVHERLGELLRVLKAVINKHQTLNSVDILSAAGTVIAKVKAVNFKEVNEENKRELFSEISSSIETLAFTFGNVVSDFLMGDVDNGSSLGLPVSRRSRSFENLSVESGGSLHERDDIQGHLRAEEVDSMLLRNDSGIESALSYAKALSKYIKDVVAWVEKKLSVELECSRNLAKMAETAKAIVGHQDYMPFQSIFINAFQNDIENNQLWQQTAAALQSNKFVQPLLGRKNELDRQRKDIKELWQREQKKMQELEAALRKAKLLYTQRQDEYEKAKSCTARAEEENLSSSGSFVKDVSKQLEKKRRLEEEALQKAEEANEHYKASMAEIEEKRNDLESFKSDVLTQLREIIYQCDLTLKAATVNLFQLQHAQVVSLPVNCQSLCESAKLYDPGQQYSEFVKSLPKDGVPMESGSLETQSSQVDGVFNKQSTNSVHTSHGNLSQCSGDFPVQTLDDVGSPIYRRSQKVREKRSSSNTDIQAVRGPPPFRSWSVGNQSGGMCSDSESAGGSSESRSMDSPSASPGDFKRRLPRTPSTGTMSSADDLDEREPPSPSDCGLNDLTSETANSPGPFRNANMSKAAQTHKLRKLRAPSKCRECDSLVVFHGAECEECSLACHKKCLETLAIQCGHKKLHGRLHLFGVEFAQAAKNVPDGVPFIIKKCTSEIESRALNVKGIYRVNGAKLRVEKLCQAFENGKDLVELSELYAHDISNVLKLYLRQLPEPLILFRLYNEFIGLGKESQHINEEFDAKGSPKSKKRQSICIELNRIIIKIKDLLKQLPVPNYNTLQYLIGHLHRVTEQADENKMSASNLGIIFGPTLIRPRQTDATASLSSLVDYPYQARVVELLITYYEKIFDVSLKPLLSTSQSEETAVTVRVALSADEKEPQQQRKSFVAVKEQGILIAPSESRASETAALFLESNNSKNTKEHTDPCVTGDAVSPTSEKDNDPLNSLGEDSCKINLLSAKPNRQITKVPLRVPRTKAASRPVSLPVDRILPPCVLNERNSRNKGAVSSEKLGWSPTIEEVSEVKALPAGNTCCRFPCYDTQMLRKNWDKQYKQYDITARTAMIVTNVPQENRALESGTAGALSSSCSVGNNSANAILPSKPYSAVGSGRTATEENGPDVNPLAAFRAPRTLQPPPGTFYKPPSNKSKENGDGSSAKACAPTSASSVLHQDNTVKLARSSALPSGDPEQNTNEQKPSSEDSHPTDLKPAYQRLRPKRIQELEHREAHFV
- the ARHGAP29 gene encoding rho GTPase-activating protein 29 isoform X2 yields the protein MLRQNGGSNKRGLGLARLSTSNFFTVSNSGNWGMGRSTKSSSLSSISSNSDCYDNPVVDPEYIMQLVNDVRKFADVLLYLKEAILSEENQDGLHQVVHERLGELLRVLKAVINKHQTLNSVDILSAAGTVIAKVKAVNFKEVNEENKRELFSEISSSIETLAFTFGNVVSDFLMGDVDNGSSLGLPVSRRSRSFENLSVESGGSLHERDDIQGHLRAEEVDSMLLRNDSGIESALSYAKALSKYIKDVVAWVEKKLSVELECSRNLAKMAETAKAIVGHQDYMPFQSIFINAFQNDIENNQLWQQTAAALQSNKFVQPLLGRKNELDRQRKDIKELWQREQKKMQELEAALRKAKLLYTQRQDEYEKAKSCTARAEEENLSSSGSFVKDVSKQLEKKRRLEEEALQKAEEANEHYKASMAEIEEKRNDLESFKSDVLTQLREIIYQCDLTLKAATVNLFQLQHAQVVSLPVNCQSLCESAKLYDPGQQYSEFVKSLPKDGVPMESGSLETQSSQVDGVFNKQSTNSVHTSHGNLSQCSGDFPVQTLDDVGSPIYRRSQKVREKRSSSNTDIQAVRGPPPFRSWSVGNQSGGMCSDSESAGGSSESRSMDSPSASPGDFKRRLPRTPSTGTMSSADDLDEREPPSPSDCGLNDLTSETANSPGPFRNANMSKAAQTHKLRKLRAPSKCRECDSLVVFHGAECEECSLACHKKCLETLAIQCGHKKLHGRLHLFGVEFAQAAKNVPDGVPFIIKKCTSEIESRALNVKGIYRVNGAKLRVEKLCQAFENGKDLVELSELYAHDISNVLKLYLRQLPEPLILFRLYNEFIGLGKESQHINEEFDAKGSPKSKKRQSICIELNRIIIKIKDLLKQLPVPNYNTLQYLIGHLHRVTEQADENKMSASNLGIIFGPTLIRPRQTDATASLSSLVDYPYQARVVELLITYYEKIFDVSLKPLLSTSQSEETAVTVRVALSADEKEPQQQRKSFVAVKEGILIAPSESRASETAALFLESNNSKNTKEHTDPCVTGDAVSPTSEKDNDPLNSLGEDSCKINLLSAKPNRQITKVPLRVPRTKAASRPVSLPVDRILPPCVLNERNSRNKGAVSSEKLGWSPTIEEVSEVKALPAGNTCCRFPCYDTQMLRKNWDKQYKQYDITARTAMIVTNVPQENRALESGTAGALSSSCSVGNNSANAILPSKPYSAVGSGRTATEENGPDVNPLAAFRAPRTLQPPPGTFYKPPSNKSKENGDGSSAKACAPTSASSVLHQDNTVKLARSSALPSGDPEQNTNEQKPSSEDSHPTDLKPAYQRLRPKRIQELEHREAHFV
- the ARHGAP29 gene encoding rho GTPase-activating protein 29 isoform X6, translating into MKHFSVMKGMCSGRETFLHLPCNTGGTDVRADIYEEKGFHLWLIKWALSGSECYLQSSIGTAAAGMLRQNGGSNKRGLGLARLSTSNFFTVSNSGNWGMGRSTKSSSLSSISSNSDCYDNPVVDPEYIMQLVNDVRKFADVLLYLKEAILSEENQDGLHQVVHERLGELLRVLKAVINKHQTLNSVDILSAAGTVIAKVKAVNFKEVNEENKRELFSEISSSIETLAFTFGNVVSDFLMGDVDNGSSLGLPVSRRSRSFENLSVESGGSLHERDDIQGHLRAEEVDSMLLRNDSGIESALSYAKALSKYIKDVVAWVEKKLSVELECSRNLAKMAETAKAIVGHQDYMPFQSIFINAFQNDIENNQLWQQTAAALQSNKFVQPLLGRKNELDRQRKDIKELWQREQKKMQELEAALRKAKLLYTQRQDEYEKAKSCTARAEEENLSSSGSFVKDVSKQLEKKRRLEEEALQKAEEANEHYKASMAEIEEKRNDLESFKSDVLTQLREIIYQCDLTLKAATVNLFQLQHAQVVSLPVNCQSLCESAKLYDPGQQYSEFVKSLPKDGVPMESGSLETQSSQVDGVFNKQSTNSVHTSHGNLSQCSGDFPVQTLDDVGSPIYRRSQKVREKRSSSNTDIQAVRGPPPFRSWSVGNQSGGMCSDSESAGGSSESRSMDSPSASPGDFKRRLPRTPSTGTMSSADDLDEREPPSPSDCGLNDLTSETANSPGPFRNANMSKAAQTHKLRKLRAPSKCRECDSLVVFHGAECEECSLACHKKCLETLAIQCGHKKLHGRLHLFGVEFAQAAKNVPDGVPFIIKKCTSEIESRALNVKGIYRVNGAKLRVEKLCQAFENGKDLVELSELYAHDISNVLKLYLRQLPEPLILFRLYNEFIGLGKESQHINEEFDAKGSPKSKKRQSICIELNRIIIKIKDLLKQLPVPNYNTLQYLIGHLHRVTEQADENKMSASNLGIIFGPTLIRPRQTDATASLSSLVDYPYQARVVELLITYYEKIFDVSLKPLLSTSQSEETAVTVRVALSADEKEPQQQRKSFVAVKEQGILIAPSESRASETAALFLESNNSKNTKEHTDPCVTGDAVSPTSEKDNDPLNSLGEDSCKINLLSAKPNRQITKVPLRVPRTKAASRPVSLPVDRILPPCVLNERNSRNKGAVSSEKLGWSPTIEEVSEVKALPAGNTCCRFPCYDTQMLRKNWDKQYKQYDITARTAMIVTNVPQENRALESGTAGALSSSCSVGNNSANAILPSKPYSAVGSGRTATEENGPDVNPLAAFRAPRTLQPPPGTFYKPPSNKSKENGDGSSAKACAPTSASSVLHQDNTVKLARSSALPSGDPEQNTNEQKPSSEDSHPTDLKPAYQRLRPKRIQELEHREAHFV
- the ARHGAP29 gene encoding rho GTPase-activating protein 29 isoform X7, with protein sequence MGDVDNGSSLGLPVSRRSRSFENLSVESGGSLHERDDIQGHLRAEEVDSMLLRNDSGIESALSYAKALSKYIKDVVAWVEKKLSVELECSRNLAKMAETAKAIVGHQDYMPFQSIFINAFQNDIENNQLWQQTAAALQSNKFVQPLLGRKNELDRQRKDIKELWQREQKKMQELEAALRKAKLLYTQRQDEYEKAKSCTARAEEENLSSSGSFVKDVSKQLEKKRRLEEEALQKAEEANEHYKASMAEIEEKRNDLESFKSDVLTQLREIIYQCDLTLKAATVNLFQLQHAQVVSLPVNCQSLCESAKLYDPGQQYSEFVKSLPKDGVPMESGSLETQSSQVDGVFNKQSTNSVHTSHGNLSQCSGDFPVQTLDDVGSPIYRRSQKVREKRSSSNTDIQAVRGPPPFRSWSVGNQSGGMCSDSESAGGSSESRSMDSPSASPGDFKRRLPRTPSTGTMSSADDLDEREPPSPSDCGLNDLTSETANSPGPFRNANMSKAAQTHKLRKLRAPSKCRECDSLVVFHGAECEECSLACHKKCLETLAIQCGHKKLHGRLHLFGVEFAQAAKNVPDGVPFIIKKCTSEIESRALNVKGIYRVNGAKLRVEKLCQAFENGKDLVELSELYAHDISNVLKLYLRQLPEPLILFRLYNEFIGLGKESQHINEEFDAKGSPKSKKRQSICIELNRIIIKIKDLLKQLPVPNYNTLQYLIGHLHRVTEQADENKMSASNLGIIFGPTLIRPRQTDATASLSSLVDYPYQARVVELLITYYEKIFDVSLKPLLSTSQSEETAVTVRVALSADEKEPQQQRKSFVAVKEQGILIAPSESRASETAALFLESNNSKNTKEHTDPCVTGDAVSPTSEKDNDPLNSLGEDSCKINLLSAKPNRQITKVPLRVPRTKAASRPVSLPVDRILPPCVLNERNSRNKGAVSSEKLGWSPTIEEVSEVKALPAGNTCCRFPCYDTQMLRKNWDKQYKQYDITARTAMIVTNVPQENRALESGTAGALSSSCSVGNNSANAILPSKPYSAVGSGRTATEENGPDVNPLAAFRAPRTLQPPPGTFYKPPSNKSKENGDGSSAKACAPTSASSVLHQDNTVKLARSSALPSGDPEQNTNEQKPSSEDSHPTDLKPAYQRLRPKRIQELEHREAHFV